One genomic window of Halobacterium noricense includes the following:
- a CDS encoding toxin-antitoxin system TumE family protein, whose amino-acid sequence MLARHTNIGAQMGSTVIYKDEDTFADGSRYEMIATAIPKSDDYPEGVKYRFQYMAEDGRTLLRFDNFPDHPGVDRHHYHTPSGVYDDIEYTGIKAHAQTFYDEMDDRRER is encoded by the coding sequence ATGTTGGCACGACACACCAACATAGGGGCACAGATGGGCTCAACAGTCATCTACAAAGATGAAGACACATTCGCCGACGGGTCCAGATATGAAATGATCGCGACCGCCATCCCGAAAAGCGACGACTACCCCGAGGGCGTCAAGTACCGGTTCCAGTACATGGCCGAAGACGGTCGAACTCTGCTCCGGTTCGACAACTTCCCGGACCACCCGGGCGTTGACCGGCACCACTACCATACGCCCTCTGGCGTCTACGACGACATCGAGTACACCGGCATCAAAGCCCACGCCCAGACGTTCTACGACGAAATGGACGACCGCCGCGAGAGGTAA